The nucleotide window GAAAGATGCAAGTCTCTGTCTCGCATACCACCCGTGCCCCTCGTCCAGGAGAGGAAAACGGTGTTCATTATCACTTTGTCAGCAAAGCAGAGTTTGAACAAAAAATTGCCGCCGGCGAATTTTATGAGTGGGCTGAAGTGTTTGGTAATTATTATGGCACCAGTGAAGCGGCGATTGATGCTCAATTAGCCCAAGGCATTGATGTGTTCCTTGATATTGACTGGCAAGGTGCACAGCAAGTGCGCATGAAAAAGCCAACAGTAACCACTATATTTATCTGCCCACCATCACGCCAAGAACTGGAATCACGCCTGCGCAGCCGTGGTCAAGACAGTGATGAGGTGATCGCTGATCGCATGGCGCAAGCACAATCAGAATGTTCGCATTATCAAGAGTTCGATTACATAATCGTTAATGACGATTTTGAGCAAGCGGTAACGGATTTACAAATCGTG belongs to Thalassotalea sp. HSM 43 and includes:
- the gmk gene encoding guanylate kinase — encoded protein: MTVSGNLFILSAPSGAGKSSLIKALLQQSNGRKMQVSVSHTTRAPRPGEENGVHYHFVSKAEFEQKIAAGEFYEWAEVFGNYYGTSEAAIDAQLAQGIDVFLDIDWQGAQQVRMKKPTVTTIFICPPSRQELESRLRSRGQDSDEVIADRMAQAQSECSHYQEFDYIIVNDDFEQAVTDLQIVISNQRLKRSQQAQKHAALFDALLAE